The stretch of DNA AGTAGAACACCCCTCGGGGCCGGGGAACAGTGAAAGCTGCGGCAGCGGTACTAAAGCCGTAATGAAATGGTCGGGGATCCGGCGGCATCCGGCTCCACTGAAGCGCGGACGGAACTGTAGTCGTCGATGTGGAGCACACCGTCGGGAAGTGGCCCCGTGTTCGGGCCGACCGCCACCGTGCGGATGCCGGCAGCCAGGGCCGCGGCGATCCCGGCAGGAGCGTCCTCGAAGACCACGGCCTGCTCAGGCTGCACGCCCAGCAGTTCGGCGGCCCGCAGGTACCCTTCCGGGTGCGGCTTGCCCCGGGTGATCAGGTCCGCTGTGACGGCGGTCGCGGGCATGGCGAGCCCGGCCGCTTCCATCCGGATGTCCGCCAGGATCCGGTCGGCGGAGGTCACGAGGGCAACGGCGTTGCCTGGAAGACTGCGCAGGAGCTCGGCGGCCCCGGGCAGCGGCACTATCCCTTCCGTCCGGACACGTTCCATCGCATCGATCTCGGCAGTAAGCGCCGCGACGTCGGCGCCCGGCGGAGCGAACCGGCGAACTGTGTCGATGCTCTGTACGCCATGGGACGTGCGCAGGATCTCGGTGGAGTCCAGGCCGTAATGAAGAGCAAACTCGTGCCAGACCTGTTCCACGATGAGTGTGGAA from Arthrobacter sp. B3I9 encodes:
- a CDS encoding HAD-IA family hydrolase, encoding MDNLAPPAAPTLVCRAVLFDMDGTLVDSTLIVEQVWHEFALHYGLDSTEILRTSHGVQSIDTVRRFAPPGADVAALTAEIDAMERVRTEGIVPLPGAAELLRSLPGNAVALVTSADRILADIRMEAAGLAMPATAVTADLITRGKPHPEGYLRAAELLGVQPEQAVVFEDAPAGIAAALAAGIRTVAVGPNTGPLPDGVLHIDDYSSVRASVEPDAAGSPTISLRL